One part of the Enterococcus sp. DIV1094 genome encodes these proteins:
- a CDS encoding DUF4176 domain-containing protein → MSEVKKLLPLGSIVLLEEGLQKLVIVGRGAIYTDQHTGKDTFADYMAVLYPSGLNPETTIFFDHENIDKVVFEGYSDEEEVRFLDIYGKWEADVKEAASKPDQSVSIGFD, encoded by the coding sequence ATGAGTGAAGTCAAAAAGTTATTACCATTAGGAAGTATCGTTTTGCTTGAGGAAGGTTTACAAAAATTAGTTATCGTTGGAAGAGGAGCGATATATACAGATCAACATACGGGGAAAGATACATTTGCAGATTATATGGCAGTGCTTTATCCATCTGGTTTAAATCCTGAAACAACGATTTTTTTTGATCATGAAAATATCGATAAAGTTGTGTTTGAAGGATATAGTGATGAAGAAGAAGTGAGATTTTTAGATATCTACGGTAAGTGGGAGGCTGATGTGAAAGAAGCCGCAAGTAAACCAGATCAATCTGTGTCAATCGGCTTTGATTGA
- a CDS encoding DUF4176 domain-containing protein produces MKNLFKASFEESLNLKNDKLINYMKNDVERWDLKERPVLLKILALALIGMLYGIVLFTNSIITNHDKNSLVPQADINFLPLSLFWILLVMYLVIWVYTLIKRYRATKFFWGYINTVNIFVWLVIETNLLFITAFLKPLTAIGMGIFFSIILLVGYIVVRSKKASLENLLYDTNKKEKVDEWIGKAISLVVKYSSIVVIIGAIWNFIFPSGDTPRTDVTGFIGFLAMWFVFDIGFIIAQAYLFLPYLLHGYYKHKYSEEYRNLEGQTQLEWYGEKYFNKHIKGTDKEEIHNE; encoded by the coding sequence ATGAAAAATTTATTCAAAGCATCTTTTGAAGAAAGTTTAAATTTGAAAAATGATAAGCTAATCAATTATATGAAAAATGATGTTGAAAGGTGGGATTTAAAAGAAAGACCTGTTTTATTGAAAATATTAGCGCTAGCTTTGATAGGCATGCTATATGGCATAGTTTTATTTACAAATAGCATTATTACGAATCACGATAAGAATAGTTTAGTTCCACAAGCCGATATAAACTTTTTACCTTTATCTTTGTTTTGGATACTTTTGGTAATGTATTTAGTTATATGGGTCTATACATTGATTAAACGTTATCGAGCTACTAAATTTTTCTGGGGCTACATCAATACAGTAAACATTTTTGTTTGGCTAGTAATTGAAACTAACCTTCTTTTCATCACAGCATTTCTAAAGCCTCTAACAGCTATAGGAATGGGAATATTTTTCTCAATAATTTTATTAGTAGGATATATAGTAGTTAGAAGTAAGAAAGCGTCCTTGGAAAATTTACTTTATGATACAAATAAAAAAGAAAAGGTGGATGAATGGATAGGAAAAGCAATAAGTTTAGTGGTGAAGTATAGCTCAATAGTCGTTATTATCGGGGCTATTTGGAATTTTATTTTTCCTAGTGGAGATACACCACGCACAGATGTAACGGGTTTTATAGGATTTTTAGCTATGTGGTTTGTGTTTGATATAGGATTTATTATCGCACAAGCCTACCTGTTCCTTCCGTATCTATTGCATGGTTATTATAAACACAAATACTCAGAAGAATACCGCAATCTGGAAGGGCAAACACAATTAGAATGGTACGGAGAGAAATATTTTAATAAGCATATCAAAGGAACTGACAAGGAGGAAATACATAATGAGTGA
- a CDS encoding DUF4176 domain-containing protein: MKKLFNATFEQSLKLLDDPLVDYMIRDTSKRSLYNGERKVLPVILFLMLVLFSYGIAILSRDSILQHNPASFLPIPSINFLPINLFWILNIIYLCSFIFFQTKSRFSNKLFIKLNNLNNYIILLVILMNLYFLTIFFKPLTLFGTLFLYLCVILVGYVLVISKFNALERLLFNSTSKLNKVDKKIEKLMDFILKCGGILIVIVGIWKFVFPDTGEVRNDIFGFIGIVFMWQLMNIGTIVAELYMFLPYLLHGYYKNKFPEEYRHLEGKTQLEWYGERYFNKHIKGTDREEK; encoded by the coding sequence ATGAAAAAATTATTCAATGCGACATTTGAACAAAGTTTAAAGTTATTAGATGATCCATTAGTTGATTATATGATAAGAGATACATCTAAACGATCACTATATAACGGAGAAAGAAAAGTTTTACCAGTAATTCTATTTCTAATGTTAGTTCTTTTTTCATATGGTATAGCTATTCTTTCAAGAGACTCTATTTTACAACATAATCCTGCTAGTTTTCTCCCGATTCCTAGTATAAATTTTTTGCCAATAAATTTATTTTGGATATTGAATATTATCTATTTATGTAGTTTTATTTTTTTTCAAACGAAAAGTAGGTTCAGTAATAAATTATTTATTAAGTTAAATAATTTGAATAATTACATCATATTATTAGTTATCCTGATGAATCTATATTTTTTAACAATTTTTTTTAAACCGCTAACACTTTTTGGTACTTTATTTTTGTATCTATGTGTGATTTTGGTGGGATATGTTTTGGTGATCAGTAAATTCAATGCACTAGAACGTCTTTTGTTTAACAGCACTTCAAAATTAAATAAGGTTGATAAGAAAATAGAAAAATTGATGGATTTTATTTTGAAATGTGGGGGGATTTTGATTGTTATCGTAGGAATTTGGAAATTTGTATTTCCAGATACTGGAGAAGTTCGTAATGATATTTTTGGATTTATTGGTATCGTATTCATGTGGCAGTTAATGAATATTGGAACCATAGTTGCGGAACTATATATGTTCTTGCCATACCTATTACATGGTTATTATAAAAATAAATTTCCTGAAGAGTATCGTCATTTGGAAGGGAAAACACAATTAGAATGGTACGGAGAGAGATATTTTAACAAACATATCAAAGGAACTGACAGGGAAGAGAAATAG
- a CDS encoding DUF4176 domain-containing protein: MREEMITTFLPLGSIVRLVGTEDDQLLYFIVARAIAKNEEEKVISRYRVAPHPFGDVPSQEVFSIQADQITEVLFEGFQNQADEEFLDDLLRQLKDAQKHPLPVQEEPSAPIAETVEINEEERLKEDPFYQFR, encoded by the coding sequence ATGAGAGAAGAAATGATCACAACGTTTTTGCCACTAGGCAGTATTGTCAGACTAGTAGGAACAGAAGATGATCAACTGCTGTATTTCATCGTCGCTCGTGCCATTGCCAAAAATGAAGAAGAAAAAGTCATCTCGAGATATCGTGTAGCACCTCATCCGTTTGGTGATGTGCCAAGCCAAGAAGTCTTTTCTATCCAAGCTGACCAAATTACAGAGGTGTTATTCGAAGGATTTCAAAATCAAGCCGATGAAGAATTTTTAGATGACTTGTTAAGGCAACTTAAAGATGCGCAAAAGCATCCATTGCCTGTACAAGAAGAACCATCTGCACCGATTGCAGAAACCGTTGAAATAAATGAAGAAGAGAGATTAAAAGAAGATCCATTTTATCAATTTAGATAA
- a CDS encoding DUF4176 domain-containing protein, which yields MKKIFNATFEQSLNLLDDKLVDYMIRDTEGRPLYNGKRKYLLLILSIIFIAFQYGLVILTQHMIDNPDKDSFFPPAEINFLSVSIFWIVLFIYLFIWLYTKYKNKNNASTKIFITMNTCNNYLIWLILTINLFFITLSLNVLTSIGMLIVLLLLTIVGYIVIRSKYNSLNIKMLNIKNKEKNKLDDFIEKIIKIVMNYGWIVVIIVMIWKFIFPSGDTPRTDMIGFINIFAMWIAFNIAVIVVEAYLFFPYLLHGYYKHKYSEEYRNLEGQTQLEWYGEKYFNKHIKGTDKEEKIKT from the coding sequence ATGAAAAAAATATTCAATGCGACATTTGAACAAAGTTTAAACTTATTGGATGATAAGTTAGTCGATTATATGATAAGAGATACTGAGGGACGGCCATTATATAATGGCAAAAGAAAATATTTGTTATTGATTTTATCGATAATTTTTATTGCTTTCCAGTACGGTTTAGTTATTCTTACTCAACATATGATTGATAATCCTGACAAAGATAGCTTTTTTCCACCAGCAGAGATAAATTTTTTATCAGTAAGTATTTTTTGGATAGTTCTTTTTATCTATTTATTTATCTGGCTATATACAAAATATAAAAATAAGAATAATGCTAGTACAAAGATTTTCATTACAATGAACACTTGTAATAATTATCTTATTTGGTTAATACTTACAATAAATTTATTTTTCATTACTTTATCGCTTAACGTATTAACTTCTATTGGTATGCTAATCGTTTTGCTTTTATTAACTATAGTAGGCTATATCGTTATTAGAAGTAAATATAATTCCTTAAATATAAAAATGCTTAATATAAAAAACAAAGAAAAAAATAAGCTCGATGATTTTATAGAAAAAATCATAAAAATCGTGATGAATTACGGCTGGATAGTGGTCATAATAGTTATGATTTGGAAATTTATTTTCCCTAGTGGGGATACACCTCGTACAGATATGATCGGTTTTATTAACATTTTTGCTATGTGGATAGCGTTTAATATTGCAGTGATTGTCGTCGAAGCTTATCTATTCTTCCCATATCTATTACACGGTTACTATAAACACAAATACTCAGAAGAATACCGCAATCTGGAAGGGCAAACACAATTAGAATGGTACGGAGAGAAATATTTTAATAAACATATCAAAGGAACTGATAAAGAAGAAAAAATAAAAACATAA